The Pseudomonas parafulva genome window below encodes:
- a CDS encoding lysophospholipid acyltransferase family protein: MLPAITAFAITCAARLITGARALWLGCTPQPIQRLYFANHSSHGDFVLLWASLPEPLRRRTRPVAGADYWCQPGLRDFIIRKVFNGVLIDRQRSDAQTNPLQPVLDALAQGDSLIFFPEGTRNLGDEPLLPFKSGLFHLASAQPQIEVVPVWIANLNRVMPKGRALPLPLLCTLSFGEPLHVQPDEDKQAFLERARQALLNLAPKEA; encoded by the coding sequence ATGCTTCCAGCCATCACCGCTTTCGCCATCACCTGCGCCGCGCGCCTGATCACCGGGGCGCGCGCCCTCTGGCTCGGCTGCACACCGCAGCCGATACAACGCCTGTATTTCGCCAACCACAGCAGCCACGGCGACTTCGTCCTGCTCTGGGCCTCGTTGCCCGAGCCGCTACGGCGGCGCACGCGGCCGGTGGCCGGCGCCGATTACTGGTGCCAGCCGGGCCTGCGCGACTTCATCATCCGCAAGGTGTTCAACGGTGTGCTCATCGACCGCCAGCGCAGCGATGCCCAGACTAATCCCCTGCAACCGGTGCTCGACGCCCTGGCCCAGGGCGACTCGCTGATCTTCTTCCCGGAAGGCACGCGCAATCTGGGTGACGAGCCGCTGCTGCCGTTCAAGAGCGGGTTGTTCCACCTGGCCTCGGCCCAGCCGCAGATCGAAGTGGTGCCGGTGTGGATCGCCAACCTCAACCGCGTGATGCCCAAAGGCCGCGCCCTGCCGCTGCCGTTGCTGTGCACCCTGAGCTTCGGCGAGCCGTTGCATGTACAGCCTGATGAAGACAAGCAGGCCTTTCTCGAGCGGGCCCGGCAGGCCCTGCTGAACCTGGCCCCGAAGGAAGCCTGA
- a CDS encoding cupin domain-containing protein, protein MALTAHAGDDTLISVPNSAALKWQDVPNTQGAVSYANVEGDLFGKGPYSAYVKFKKGVDNGLHQHTQVLPTVVLAGTFYAVIDGKRVEYPAGAYYKLPADLVHESGCTAEADCLLFQYQADAFDLKPVKG, encoded by the coding sequence ATGGCACTCACCGCCCACGCCGGCGATGACACCTTGATTTCGGTGCCGAACAGCGCTGCGCTGAAATGGCAGGACGTACCGAACACCCAAGGCGCCGTCAGCTACGCCAACGTCGAGGGCGACCTCTTCGGCAAAGGGCCTTATTCGGCCTACGTGAAGTTCAAGAAAGGTGTGGACAACGGCCTGCACCAGCACACTCAGGTGCTGCCGACAGTGGTACTGGCCGGCACTTTCTACGCGGTGATCGACGGCAAGCGCGTCGAGTACCCGGCAGGTGCTTACTACAAACTGCCGGCCGACCTGGTTCACGAAAGTGGCTGCACCGCCGAGGCTGACTGCCTGCTGTTCCAGTACCAGGCCGATGCCTTCGACCTGAAGCCGGTCAAAGGCTGA
- a CDS encoding CDP-alcohol phosphatidyltransferase family protein, with protein MPSIYQLKPRFQALLRPTVQRLHDRGVTANQVTVFAALVSVLLGLLLAAQPDVTGLFILLPVWMLLRMALNAVDGMLAREFGQQSTLGGYLNELCDVIADAALYLPFALLTGVWPVLVVLVVILAIVSEYAGVMGPLVGASRRYDGPMGKSDRAFAFGVLGTGVAFGLLPASWINGLLLVILALSLYTLYNRVRHGLAETR; from the coding sequence GTGCCATCCATCTACCAGCTCAAACCTCGCTTCCAGGCCCTGCTGCGCCCTACGGTGCAGCGTCTGCATGATCGCGGGGTGACCGCCAACCAAGTGACCGTCTTCGCGGCACTGGTGTCGGTGCTGCTCGGGCTGTTGCTGGCCGCCCAGCCCGACGTCACCGGGTTGTTCATTCTGCTGCCGGTGTGGATGCTGCTGCGCATGGCGCTCAATGCCGTAGACGGCATGCTGGCCCGGGAATTCGGCCAGCAGTCGACCCTCGGCGGCTACCTCAACGAACTCTGCGACGTGATCGCCGACGCCGCGCTGTACCTGCCCTTCGCGCTGCTGACCGGCGTCTGGCCGGTGCTCGTGGTGCTGGTGGTGATCCTGGCCATCGTCAGTGAATACGCCGGCGTGATGGGTCCTCTGGTCGGGGCTTCGCGGCGCTACGACGGGCCGATGGGCAAGAGCGACCGCGCCTTCGCGTTCGGCGTGCTGGGCACCGGCGTCGCCTTCGGCCTGCTGCCGGCGAGCTGGATCAACGGCCTGCTGCTGGTCATCCTCGCGCTGTCGCTCTATACCCTCTACAACCGGGTGCGCCACGGGCTGGCCGAAACCCGCTGA
- the pcaH gene encoding protocatechuate 3,4-dioxygenase subunit beta, which yields MPAQDNRRFAIRDRNWHPKALTPDYKTSIARSPRQALVSIPQSISETTGPDFSHLRFGEHDHDLLLNFNNGGLPIGERIIVAGRVVDQYGKPVANTLVEMWQANAGGRYRHKNDRYLAPLDPNFGGVGRCLTDRDGYYSFRTIKPGPYPWRNGPNDWRPAHIHFSISGPAIATKLITQLYFEGDPLIPMCPIVKSIANPQAVQSLIARLDMSQANPMDCLAYRFDIVLRGQRQTHFENR from the coding sequence ATGCCTGCCCAGGATAACCGCCGCTTCGCGATCCGTGATCGCAACTGGCACCCCAAGGCCTTGACCCCAGACTACAAGACCTCCATTGCCCGCTCGCCACGCCAGGCGCTGGTGAGCATTCCCCAGTCGATCAGCGAAACCACAGGCCCGGACTTTTCCCACCTGCGGTTCGGCGAGCATGACCATGACCTGCTGTTGAACTTCAACAACGGCGGCTTGCCCATCGGCGAGCGGATCATCGTTGCCGGCCGTGTAGTCGACCAGTACGGCAAGCCGGTGGCCAACACCCTGGTGGAAATGTGGCAGGCCAACGCCGGTGGCCGCTACCGACACAAGAATGACCGCTACCTGGCGCCGCTGGATCCGAACTTCGGCGGCGTCGGTCGGTGCCTGACCGACCGCGATGGCTACTACAGCTTCCGCACCATCAAGCCGGGTCCGTACCCTTGGCGTAACGGGCCGAACGACTGGCGTCCGGCGCACATTCACTTTTCCATCAGTGGCCCGGCGATCGCCACCAAGCTGATCACCCAGTTGTACTTCGAAGGCGACCCGTTGATCCCGATGTGCCCGATCGTCAAGTCGATCGCCAATCCACAAGCGGTGCAGAGCCTGATCGCGCGCCTGGACATGAGCCAGGCCAATCCGATGGATTGCCTGGCCTACCGCTTCGACATCGTGCTGCGTGGCCAGCGCCAGACCCACTTCGAGAACCGCTGA
- the pcaG gene encoding protocatechuate 3,4-dioxygenase subunit alpha: MPIELLPETPSQTAGPYVHIGLALEAAGNPTRDQEIWSRLARPEAPGEHILLLGHVYDGNGHLVRDSFLEVWQADANGQYQDQFNLENAFNSFGRTATTFDAGEWTLHTVKPGVVNNAAGVPMAPHINISLFARGINIHLHTRLYFDDEAEANAQCPVLNLIEQPQRRETLIAKRCEVDGKTAYRFDMRIQGEGETVFFDF; the protein is encoded by the coding sequence ATGCCTATCGAACTGCTGCCGGAAACCCCTTCGCAGACCGCCGGCCCCTATGTGCACATCGGCCTGGCCCTGGAAGCGGCGGGCAACCCCACCCGTGATCAGGAAATCTGGAGCCGACTCGCCCGCCCCGAGGCGCCTGGCGAGCATATTCTGCTGCTCGGCCACGTCTACGACGGCAATGGTCACCTGGTGCGCGACTCCTTCCTCGAGGTGTGGCAGGCCGATGCCAACGGCCAATATCAGGATCAGTTCAACCTGGAAAATGCCTTCAACAGTTTCGGTCGTACCGCCACCACCTTCGATGCGGGCGAGTGGACGCTGCACACGGTGAAGCCGGGGGTTGTGAACAACGCTGCCGGGGTGCCCATGGCGCCGCACATCAACATCAGCCTGTTCGCCCGGGGCATCAACATCCACTTGCACACGCGGCTGTACTTCGATGACGAAGCCGAGGCCAACGCGCAGTGCCCGGTGCTCAACCTGATCGAGCAGCCGCAGCGCCGGGAAACCCTGATCGCCAAGCGCTGCGAAGTGGACGGCAAGACAGCCTACCGGTTCGACATGCGTATTCAGGGGGAAGGGGAGACGGTGTTCTTCGACTTCTGA
- a CDS encoding phosphatase PAP2/dual specificity phosphatase family protein: MAREAGLIRRGVLWLLLLGPLFFLSYGLANSYTATRDDVGSLVFDWERHMPLWPWTIIPYWSIDLLYGLSFLLPRNRREMDRHALALLTAQLLSVSCFLLWPLRFTFERPELAGLFGWLFDVLMGFDKPFNQAPSLHIALLVIIWTMFARHTRRPLLRGLVHGWMALIGVSVLTTWQHHFIDLPSGALVGLLCVWWWPHRGPLPLHAARLAREPKRWRLGLRYGLGAGLCAWLGVSLGGLWLGLLWPALALLMVALNYVLFGAGGFQKGANGRLSTAATWLLAPYLIGAWINSRLWTWRHPLADEVCDGVYLGRIPGRGQATSFAGVLDLSAELPYRCDLPAMQQEQPAYLNLPILDLIAPSPALLDQAAEAIEHLRQHGSVLVCCALGYSRSASAVAAWLIHTGRCADIEAAQALIRKARPGVVLHPGHRQSLRHKEVR; this comes from the coding sequence ATGGCCCGCGAGGCCGGTTTGATCCGGCGCGGGGTGCTGTGGCTGTTGCTGCTGGGGCCGCTGTTCTTCCTCAGCTATGGCCTGGCCAACAGCTACACGGCCACGCGCGACGACGTCGGCAGCCTGGTGTTCGACTGGGAACGGCATATGCCGCTGTGGCCCTGGACCATCATTCCCTATTGGTCGATCGACCTGCTGTACGGGCTGTCCTTCCTGCTGCCGCGCAATCGCCGGGAAATGGATCGGCATGCCCTGGCGCTGCTGACGGCGCAACTGCTCAGCGTCAGTTGTTTCCTGCTGTGGCCGCTGCGCTTCACCTTCGAGCGACCGGAGCTGGCCGGCCTGTTCGGCTGGCTGTTCGACGTGCTGATGGGCTTCGACAAACCGTTCAACCAGGCGCCGTCGCTGCATATCGCGCTGCTGGTGATCATCTGGACGATGTTCGCCCGCCACACCCGGCGCCCACTACTGCGTGGGCTGGTGCACGGCTGGATGGCGCTGATCGGAGTGTCGGTGCTGACCACCTGGCAGCATCATTTCATCGACCTGCCCAGCGGCGCGCTGGTCGGCCTGTTGTGCGTCTGGTGGTGGCCCCATCGAGGGCCGCTGCCCCTGCACGCGGCGAGGCTTGCGCGCGAGCCGAAACGCTGGCGACTGGGCCTGCGCTACGGCCTCGGCGCCGGGCTGTGTGCCTGGCTGGGCGTGTCGCTGGGCGGGCTGTGGCTAGGCCTGCTGTGGCCGGCGCTGGCGTTGCTGATGGTGGCGCTGAACTACGTGCTGTTCGGTGCTGGTGGCTTCCAGAAGGGTGCCAACGGACGCCTGTCGACAGCGGCAACCTGGCTGCTGGCACCGTACCTGATCGGCGCCTGGATCAACTCGCGCCTGTGGACCTGGCGACATCCTCTCGCCGATGAAGTGTGTGACGGAGTCTACCTGGGGCGGATACCTGGTCGGGGCCAGGCGACTTCATTTGCCGGCGTGCTGGACCTGAGCGCCGAGTTGCCCTACCGCTGCGATTTACCCGCAATGCAGCAGGAACAGCCGGCCTACCTCAACCTGCCCATCCTTGACCTCATTGCCCCCAGCCCCGCGCTGCTGGATCAAGCCGCCGAGGCCATCGAACACCTGCGCCAGCACGGCAGCGTCCTGGTCTGCTGCGCCTTGGGCTACTCACGCAGCGCCAGTGCCGTGGCTGCCTGGCTGATCCACACCGGCCGCTGCGCCGATATCGAGGCGGCCCAAGCCCTGATCCGTAAGGCGCGCCCCGGCGTGGTGCTGCACCCAGGCCATCGTCAATCCCTGCGGCACAAGGAGGTGCGTTGA
- the ypfJ gene encoding KPN_02809 family neutral zinc metallopeptidase, with amino-acid sequence MDWRKGRRSDNVVDARGSGGGGGMRFGGGKGLGLGAVLLIVGIGWLTGQDPLQLLGQLSGQMQQQQQAAPGTTASKAPPANDEQAQFVASILGDTEDTWKALFAQAGKQYRDPKLVLFSGQVNSACGFASSAVGPFYCPADQRVYLDMSFFREMETRFAAAGDFAQAYVIAHEIGHHVQTLLGVSAKVDAARRSGQRMEGDNGLLVRQELQADCLAGVWAYQAQKRLNWLEPGDVEEALNAANAIGDDRLQQQGQGRVVPDSFTHGTSAQRVRWFKTGFGSGDLNRCDTFNTRNL; translated from the coding sequence ATGGACTGGCGAAAAGGCCGACGCAGCGACAACGTGGTCGACGCACGCGGCTCAGGCGGGGGCGGCGGTATGCGCTTCGGGGGCGGTAAAGGCCTGGGCCTTGGCGCGGTGCTGTTGATCGTCGGCATAGGCTGGCTGACCGGCCAGGACCCGTTGCAGTTGCTCGGCCAGCTCTCCGGCCAGATGCAGCAGCAACAGCAGGCTGCACCAGGCACCACGGCCAGCAAAGCGCCGCCGGCCAATGACGAACAGGCGCAGTTCGTCGCCTCGATCCTCGGTGACACCGAAGACACCTGGAAGGCCCTGTTCGCCCAGGCCGGCAAGCAGTACCGCGATCCCAAACTGGTGCTGTTCAGCGGTCAGGTCAATTCGGCGTGCGGCTTCGCGTCTTCGGCGGTCGGACCGTTCTACTGCCCAGCCGACCAGCGCGTGTACCTGGACATGTCGTTCTTCCGCGAAATGGAGACCCGCTTCGCCGCCGCTGGCGACTTCGCCCAGGCCTACGTGATCGCCCACGAGATCGGCCACCATGTGCAGACCTTGCTCGGCGTCTCGGCCAAGGTCGATGCCGCCCGTCGCAGCGGCCAACGCATGGAGGGCGACAACGGTCTGCTGGTACGCCAGGAGCTGCAGGCCGACTGCCTGGCCGGTGTCTGGGCCTATCAGGCTCAGAAGCGCCTGAACTGGCTGGAACCCGGTGACGTGGAAGAAGCCCTGAACGCCGCCAATGCCATCGGCGACGACCGCCTGCAGCAGCAGGGCCAAGGCCGCGTGGTCCCGGACTCCTTCACCCACGGCACCTCGGCGCAACGCGTGCGCTGGTTCAAGACCGGCTTCGGCAGCGGCGACCTGAACCGCTGCGACACCTTCAATACCCGTAATCTGTAA
- a CDS encoding putative quinol monooxygenase: MNEPVAFILKAKTRPEQAAAFEALFRAYVEPSRQEPGCIEYHMLRDKEDPSLFVFYEVWADQAAFDAHCALAHMTSFFERRMDFLERDFDIQHVDVLSPDLARR; the protein is encoded by the coding sequence ATGAACGAACCGGTCGCCTTCATTCTCAAAGCCAAGACCCGCCCGGAACAGGCAGCGGCCTTCGAGGCGTTGTTCCGCGCCTATGTCGAGCCCAGTCGCCAGGAACCGGGCTGCATCGAATACCACATGCTGCGAGACAAGGAAGATCCCAGCCTCTTCGTGTTCTACGAAGTGTGGGCCGACCAGGCCGCGTTCGACGCCCACTGCGCGTTGGCGCACATGACGAGCTTCTTCGAACGACGCATGGATTTCCTGGAGCGCGACTTCGATATCCAGCACGTCGACGTGCTCAGCCCTGACTTAGCGCGGCGCTGA
- a CDS encoding NAD(P)H-dependent oxidoreductase has translation MKNILLLNGGKHFAHSDGRLNTTLHEAAMAYLDHAGFDVQQTFIDGGYDIEAEVRKFLWADVVIYQMPGWWMGAPWTVKQYIDEVFTAGHGRLYANDGRTRSDASQKYGSGGLLMGKRYMISATWNAPQQAFDDPTDFFEGKGVDAVYFAFHKANQFLGMTGLPSFVATDVMKRPDVPAAVAAYEAHLGALFDKAE, from the coding sequence ATGAAAAATATCCTCTTGCTCAATGGCGGCAAGCACTTCGCCCATTCCGACGGTCGCCTGAACACCACCTTGCACGAAGCCGCCATGGCCTACCTGGACCACGCGGGCTTCGACGTGCAGCAGACCTTCATCGACGGCGGCTACGATATCGAGGCAGAGGTGCGCAAATTCCTCTGGGCCGACGTGGTGATCTACCAGATGCCGGGTTGGTGGATGGGCGCGCCCTGGACGGTGAAGCAATACATCGATGAGGTGTTCACCGCAGGCCATGGTCGTCTGTACGCCAACGATGGCCGTACCCGCTCCGACGCTTCGCAGAAGTACGGCAGCGGCGGATTGCTCATGGGCAAGCGCTACATGATCTCGGCCACCTGGAACGCGCCGCAGCAGGCCTTCGACGACCCGACCGATTTCTTCGAAGGCAAAGGTGTGGACGCGGTGTATTTCGCGTTCCATAAGGCCAACCAGTTCCTCGGCATGACGGGCCTGCCCAGCTTCGTGGCCACCGACGTGATGAAACGTCCGGATGTGCCAGCGGCGGTGGCGGCATACGAGGCGCACTTGGGCGCGCTGTTCGACAAGGCCGAGTGA
- a CDS encoding LysR family transcriptional regulator encodes MKTRSEELQAFVAVIDCGSISAAAEQMGQTPSAMSRTLSRLEAKLGTTLVNRTTRRMDLTEEGRFFLERARQILAQMDDLEERLSINRQTPTGRLRINAAAPFMLHAILPWIGEFRRQYPGIELELNSDDLIIDLLEHSTDVAIRIGELADSSLHARSLGCSPLLILASPQYLERHGTPRAVEDLSQHGLLGFSAPESLNHWPLRHAQGDRWAIRPALLASSGETLRQLALAGEGIVCLSHFMTHDDIRTGRLQVLLAEANSGYRQPIHAVYYRNTQLALRIQCFLDFIQAKLSTYAC; translated from the coding sequence GTGAAAACTCGATCCGAAGAACTTCAGGCATTCGTGGCCGTCATCGATTGCGGATCGATCTCCGCTGCTGCCGAGCAGATGGGCCAGACGCCCTCGGCCATGAGTCGGACCTTGTCGCGTCTGGAGGCCAAGCTGGGCACCACCTTGGTCAACCGCACCACCCGGCGCATGGACCTCACCGAGGAAGGCCGCTTCTTCCTCGAACGCGCGCGGCAGATTCTCGCGCAGATGGACGATCTGGAGGAGCGCCTGTCGATCAACCGTCAGACACCGACCGGCCGCCTGCGCATCAATGCCGCTGCACCGTTCATGCTCCACGCGATCTTGCCGTGGATCGGCGAGTTCCGCCGCCAGTACCCCGGCATCGAGCTCGAACTCAACAGCGACGACCTGATCATCGACCTGCTCGAGCACAGCACCGATGTCGCCATCCGCATCGGCGAGCTGGCCGACTCCAGCCTGCACGCCCGTTCGCTGGGGTGCAGCCCGCTGCTGATCCTGGCCAGCCCGCAGTACCTGGAGCGCCATGGCACGCCACGCGCGGTCGAGGACCTGAGCCAGCATGGGCTGCTCGGATTCAGCGCGCCGGAAAGTCTCAACCACTGGCCCCTGCGTCACGCCCAGGGCGACCGCTGGGCGATCCGTCCGGCGCTGCTGGCCTCCAGCGGCGAAACCCTGCGTCAGTTGGCGTTGGCGGGTGAGGGGATCGTCTGCCTGTCGCACTTCATGACCCATGACGACATCCGCACGGGCCGTCTGCAGGTGCTGCTGGCCGAGGCCAACAGTGGCTATCGCCAGCCGATTCATGCGGTCTACTACCGCAACACGCAACTGGCGCTGCGTATCCAATGCTTCCTGGATTTCATCCAGGCCAAGCTGTCGACGTACGCCTGCTGA
- the ggt gene encoding gamma-glutamyltransferase translates to MRIVMFQSLALGAAILSCSSAYAVTLEGGAVAAPDQYGAQVAADILKKGGNAVDAAVATAFTLAVTYPEAGNIGGGGFMTLFVDGKPYFLDYREVAPKAATKTMYLNDKGEVIENLSLVGARAAGVPGTVMGLWEAHQKFGKLPWSELLTPAIGYAQNGFKIAQKQYQYRDDAQGLFKTATNFNDYFGSMKVGELFKQPELAQTLERIADKGVSEFYQGKTADLLVAQMQADKGLITKDDLKDYKALWRDPIAIEWRGNVVYTAPPPSSGGVALGQLLGIKEDRTADFKGVAHNSAKYIHLLSEIEKRVFADRADYLGDPAFTQVPVKQLMAKDYLAKRAAQVNPTAISATDQVKPGLEPHQTTHFSIVDRQGNAVSNTYTLNLDYGSGVVVKGAGFLLNDEMDDFSAKPGAANVFGVVGGDANAIAPGKRMLSSMSPSLITRDGKVTVVLGTPGGSRIFTSIFQVMNNLYDYGMPLEKAVAAQRVHHQLLPKDTIYFDSYAPLTGPVADELKKMGYVLEDQGWEMGDVQAIRVTGQTLETASDPRGRGVGMVVK, encoded by the coding sequence ATGCGTATCGTCATGTTCCAGTCCCTGGCCCTCGGGGCCGCGATCCTGAGCTGTTCCTCGGCCTATGCCGTGACCCTCGAAGGCGGCGCGGTCGCCGCACCCGATCAGTACGGCGCCCAGGTCGCGGCCGATATTCTCAAGAAGGGCGGCAATGCGGTGGACGCTGCCGTCGCCACCGCGTTCACCCTGGCGGTCACCTACCCGGAAGCCGGGAACATCGGTGGCGGCGGTTTCATGACCCTGTTCGTCGACGGCAAGCCGTATTTCCTCGACTACCGCGAAGTGGCGCCGAAGGCCGCGACCAAGACCATGTACCTGAACGACAAAGGCGAGGTGATCGAAAACCTTAGTCTGGTCGGTGCTCGCGCCGCTGGTGTGCCAGGCACGGTCATGGGCCTGTGGGAGGCGCACCAGAAGTTTGGCAAGCTGCCGTGGAGCGAGCTGCTCACGCCGGCCATCGGCTATGCGCAGAATGGATTCAAGATCGCCCAGAAGCAGTACCAGTACCGCGATGACGCCCAAGGCCTGTTCAAGACCGCGACCAACTTCAACGACTACTTCGGCAGCATGAAAGTGGGCGAGCTGTTCAAGCAGCCGGAACTGGCCCAGACCCTCGAGCGCATCGCCGACAAGGGCGTGAGCGAGTTCTATCAGGGCAAGACCGCCGACCTGCTGGTGGCGCAGATGCAGGCCGACAAGGGCCTGATCACCAAGGACGATCTGAAGGACTACAAGGCGCTGTGGCGCGATCCGATCGCCATCGAGTGGCGCGGCAACGTGGTCTACACGGCGCCGCCACCGAGCTCCGGTGGTGTCGCGCTAGGCCAACTGCTGGGCATCAAGGAGGACCGTACGGCGGACTTCAAAGGTGTGGCGCACAACTCGGCGAAGTACATTCACCTGCTGTCCGAGATCGAGAAGCGGGTATTCGCCGACCGCGCCGATTACCTGGGCGATCCGGCCTTCACCCAGGTGCCGGTCAAGCAACTGATGGCCAAGGACTACCTGGCCAAGCGCGCCGCGCAGGTCAATCCGACGGCCATCTCCGCCACCGACCAGGTCAAGCCGGGCCTCGAGCCGCACCAGACCACGCACTTCTCCATCGTCGACCGCCAGGGCAATGCGGTGAGCAACACCTATACCCTCAACCTCGACTATGGCAGTGGCGTGGTGGTCAAGGGCGCGGGCTTCCTGCTCAACGACGAAATGGACGACTTCAGCGCCAAGCCTGGGGCGGCCAATGTGTTCGGCGTGGTCGGCGGTGACGCCAACGCCATCGCACCGGGCAAGCGCATGCTTTCATCGATGAGCCCGAGCCTGATCACGCGTGACGGCAAGGTCACCGTGGTGCTGGGGACGCCGGGTGGTTCACGGATCTTCACCTCGATCTTCCAGGTGATGAACAACCTGTACGACTACGGCATGCCATTGGAAAAAGCCGTCGCCGCGCAGCGTGTGCACCACCAGTTGCTGCCCAAGGACACGATCTACTTCGACAGCTATGCACCGCTCACCGGCCCGGTGGCCGACGAACTGAAGAAGATGGGCTATGTCCTGGAGGACCAGGGCTGGGAGATGGGCGACGTGCAGGCGATCCGCGTGACCGGGCAGACGTTGGAGACTGCGTCCGACCCGCGTGGGCGTGGGGTGGGCATGGTCGTCAAGTGA
- a CDS encoding bifunctional alpha/beta hydrolase/class I SAM-dependent methyltransferase: MRQAQSLHFPTHDGVELHYRHWPATRNAYQPRRALVMFHRGHEHGARLAHLADELNLPGYDLFAWDARGHGLSPGARGDSPSFATSVRDVQTFIEHIQSRHGIAEADMVVLAQSVGAVLVATWAHDYAPKVRCLVLASPAFKVKLYVPFARPGLKLLKAVRGNFFVNSYVKPQLLTHDPDRVASYAADPLISRPISVTVLLGLYEAAERVVADAQAIQVPTQLLVSGADFVVERAPQERFFERLGSARKELHVLPGFFHDTLGERDRAHALARIERFIAHCFDAPLAPPSLLDADKTGASCAEAEALAAPLPRHSPRALYWRSYRAGLRLVKGLSDGVKLGFDTGFDSGSTLDYVYRDQASGKGRLGRLIDRNYLDAIGWRGIRQRKLHVEELLRLAIERLSEQGRAVHIVDIAAGHGRYILDALQTHRPDSILLRDYSELNVQQGTALIQEKGLGEIARFVQGDAFDRQSLASLDPRPTLAVVSGLYELFASNQWVGNSLAGLADAVEDGGYLVYTGQPWHPQLEMIARALTSHRGGDAWVMRRRSQAEMDQLVEAAGFRKITQRIDPWGIFSVSLAQRVR, from the coding sequence ATGCGCCAAGCGCAATCGCTGCACTTCCCGACCCACGATGGCGTCGAACTGCACTACCGGCACTGGCCGGCCACCCGCAACGCGTACCAGCCACGCCGGGCGCTGGTGATGTTCCACCGCGGCCACGAGCACGGTGCGCGCCTGGCGCACCTGGCCGACGAACTGAACCTGCCGGGCTACGACCTCTTCGCCTGGGACGCCCGCGGCCATGGTCTGTCACCCGGCGCGCGAGGCGACAGCCCGAGCTTCGCCACCAGCGTGCGCGACGTGCAGACTTTCATCGAGCATATCCAGTCCCGGCATGGCATCGCCGAGGCCGACATGGTGGTACTGGCGCAAAGCGTCGGCGCGGTGCTGGTCGCCACCTGGGCCCACGACTACGCCCCCAAGGTGCGCTGCCTGGTGCTCGCCTCGCCGGCGTTCAAGGTCAAACTCTACGTGCCCTTCGCTCGCCCCGGCCTGAAGCTGCTCAAGGCCGTGCGTGGCAATTTCTTCGTCAACAGCTACGTCAAACCGCAACTGCTGACCCACGATCCCGACCGGGTCGCCTCCTATGCCGCCGACCCACTGATCAGCCGACCGATTTCGGTGACCGTGCTGCTGGGCCTCTACGAAGCCGCCGAACGTGTGGTGGCCGATGCCCAGGCGATCCAGGTGCCGACTCAACTGTTGGTGTCCGGTGCGGACTTCGTGGTCGAGCGCGCGCCGCAGGAGCGCTTCTTCGAGCGCCTCGGCAGCGCGCGCAAGGAGCTGCACGTGTTGCCCGGTTTCTTCCATGACACCCTCGGCGAGCGTGATCGCGCCCACGCCCTGGCGCGCATCGAGCGCTTCATCGCCCATTGCTTCGACGCGCCGCTGGCGCCGCCCTCGCTGCTCGACGCCGACAAGACCGGCGCCAGTTGCGCCGAAGCCGAGGCACTGGCTGCCCCACTGCCACGCCACTCGCCGCGCGCGCTGTACTGGCGCAGCTACCGCGCTGGGCTGCGCCTGGTCAAAGGCTTGTCCGATGGCGTCAAGTTGGGTTTCGACACCGGCTTCGACTCGGGCAGCACGCTGGACTACGTGTACCGCGACCAGGCCAGCGGCAAGGGTCGGCTGGGTCGCCTGATCGACCGCAACTACCTCGACGCCATCGGCTGGCGCGGCATCCGCCAGCGCAAGCTGCACGTCGAGGAACTGCTGCGCCTGGCCATCGAGCGGCTGAGCGAACAAGGCCGCGCGGTGCACATCGTCGATATCGCCGCCGGTCACGGCCGCTACATCCTCGACGCCTTGCAGACACACCGGCCGGACTCGATCCTGCTGCGCGACTACAGCGAGCTGAACGTGCAACAGGGCACTGCCCTGATCCAGGAAAAAGGCCTCGGCGAGATTGCGCGCTTCGTCCAAGGCGACGCCTTCGACCGCCAGAGCCTGGCCAGCCTCGACCCGCGCCCAACGCTGGCCGTGGTCTCGGGCCTCTACGAACTGTTCGCCAGCAATCAGTGGGTGGGCAACTCCCTGGCCGGTCTGGCCGACGCCGTGGAAGACGGCGGTTACCTGGTCTACACCGGCCAACCCTGGCACCCGCAACTGGAGATGATCGCCCGCGCCCTGACCAGCCACCGGGGTGGCGACGCCTGGGTGATGCGCCGGCGTAGCCAGGCGGAGATGGACCAACTGGTGGAGGCGGCAGGCTTTCGCAAGATCACCCAGCGCATCGACCCCTGGGGCATCTTCAGCGTCAGCCTGGCCCAGCGGGTACGTTGA